The Microbacterium sp. LWH7-1.2 genome window below encodes:
- a CDS encoding sugar ABC transporter permease, with the protein MTAPPVVAASAAPPVDRERGRRRARRRNLGSALLFLSPWLVGFAVFTAWPLIYSVYLSLTDYDVINDPNFVGADNYVELFSDPKVALALGNTLFFTIVQVPLYVLVSLLLALLLNRAGRSAGVFRTVFFLPKMTPPVAVGILFLLLFNGQNGLFNTVLGWFGIDGPSWTTDAAWVKPGLIIMSLWTVGASVIILLAALQAVPDELYDSAKLDGAGFWRQSFSITVPMISPALFFIVVVNTIAGLQTFDEAYTAFFGAGNTTYSNDAALFYVIYLFQQAFEFLHMGYASAMAWVLFALIMVVTAIQILVSRRVVYYEGDDRT; encoded by the coding sequence ATGACCGCGCCGCCCGTCGTGGCCGCCTCGGCCGCGCCGCCTGTCGACCGCGAGCGCGGTCGCAGGCGGGCCCGGCGGCGCAACCTGGGCTCCGCGCTGCTGTTCCTGAGCCCCTGGCTGGTCGGGTTCGCGGTCTTCACGGCGTGGCCCTTGATCTACAGCGTGTACCTGTCGCTGACGGACTACGACGTCATCAACGACCCGAACTTCGTCGGCGCCGACAACTACGTCGAGCTGTTCAGCGACCCCAAGGTCGCCCTGGCTCTCGGCAACACACTGTTCTTCACGATCGTGCAGGTGCCGCTCTACGTGCTGGTCTCGCTCCTGCTCGCCCTGCTGCTCAACCGGGCGGGAAGAAGCGCAGGGGTCTTCCGTACCGTGTTCTTCCTTCCCAAGATGACCCCGCCGGTGGCCGTGGGCATCCTGTTCCTCCTGCTCTTCAACGGTCAGAACGGGCTCTTCAACACGGTGCTCGGGTGGTTCGGGATCGACGGGCCATCCTGGACGACGGATGCTGCGTGGGTGAAGCCGGGGCTCATCATCATGAGTCTGTGGACCGTCGGCGCATCGGTCATCATCCTGCTGGCCGCGCTGCAGGCCGTACCTGACGAGCTCTACGACTCGGCGAAGCTCGATGGCGCCGGATTCTGGCGGCAGTCGTTCTCGATCACGGTGCCGATGATCAGCCCGGCGCTCTTCTTCATCGTGGTGGTCAACACGATCGCGGGTCTGCAGACCTTCGATGAGGCGTACACCGCATTCTTCGGTGCCGGCAACACGACGTACAGCAACGATGCCGCGCTGTTCTACGTCATCTACCTGTTCCAGCAGGCTTTCGAGTTCCTCCACATGGGGTACGCCTCAGCGATGGCCTGGGTGCTGTTCGCGCTCATCATGGTGGTCACCGCCATCCAGATCCTGGTCTCACGACGCGTCGTGTACTACGAGGGGGATGATCGGACATGA
- a CDS encoding carbohydrate ABC transporter permease — protein sequence MSRVLPPGLPHDEELDAPRPAGAPAPHPPARADHRAPARPEARTAAAARARRRHLIRRSLIIAALSLLALVFAYPFVWLVSASFKPRGEVFDNRLIPETFTWDNYVQVWQAAPLALWLWNTLLVTVLAATTVTLSSAMVAWGFAYFRFRGRGALFGVVLATMMLPGAVTMIPTFLIWNALGFVGTLVPLWAQNIFGSAFYVFLLRQFMLGLPREFFEAARVDGASNWDLFWRIALPLSKPALAVTFVFEVQAVWTDLMRALIYLRDSADYTLPRGLKSLVDAFGFGGEWHWELIVTASVIATVPMIIVFFVAQRQIIHGISAGGVKG from the coding sequence ATGAGCAGGGTTCTCCCTCCTGGTCTGCCGCACGACGAGGAGCTCGACGCGCCGCGTCCGGCCGGTGCGCCCGCGCCGCACCCGCCCGCCCGAGCGGATCACCGCGCGCCTGCAAGACCGGAGGCGCGTACCGCGGCTGCCGCACGGGCGCGTCGGCGGCACCTGATCCGGCGTTCGCTGATCATCGCGGCGCTCAGCCTGCTCGCGCTGGTCTTCGCGTACCCGTTCGTGTGGCTGGTCAGTGCGTCGTTCAAGCCCCGCGGCGAGGTGTTCGACAATCGACTGATCCCCGAGACCTTCACGTGGGACAACTACGTCCAGGTATGGCAGGCGGCGCCGCTCGCGCTGTGGCTGTGGAACACGCTCCTGGTCACCGTGCTCGCGGCGACCACGGTCACTCTCTCGAGTGCCATGGTCGCGTGGGGATTCGCCTACTTCCGATTCCGGGGGAGGGGCGCGCTGTTCGGCGTCGTGCTCGCGACCATGATGCTGCCGGGTGCGGTCACGATGATTCCCACGTTCCTCATCTGGAACGCCCTCGGATTCGTCGGCACACTGGTGCCCTTGTGGGCGCAGAACATCTTCGGCAGCGCCTTCTACGTGTTCCTGCTGCGTCAGTTCATGCTCGGGCTGCCGCGTGAGTTCTTCGAAGCCGCCCGCGTGGACGGCGCATCGAACTGGGACCTCTTCTGGCGCATCGCCCTGCCCCTCAGCAAGCCTGCGCTCGCGGTCACGTTCGTATTCGAGGTGCAGGCCGTGTGGACCGATCTCATGCGCGCGCTCATCTACCTGCGGGATTCGGCGGATTACACGCTGCCACGCGGGCTCAAGTCTCTCGTCGACGCCTTCGGATTCGGCGGCGAATGGCACTGGGAGCTCATCGTCACAGCGAGCGTCATCGCGACGGTTCCCATGATCATCGTGTTCTTCGTCGCCCAACGGCAGATCATCCACGGCATCAGCGCGGGTGGCGTGAAGGGCTGA